One Dromiciops gliroides isolate mDroGli1 chromosome 3, mDroGli1.pri, whole genome shotgun sequence DNA segment encodes these proteins:
- the LOC122751795 gene encoding 60S ribosomal protein L38-like, protein MSRKIEERKDILLTVRRKDAQSVKIKKNKDNVKFKVRCGRCLYTLVITDKEKAEKLKQSSPPGLAVKDLK, encoded by the coding sequence ATGTCCCgaaaaatagaggaaagaaaagacatcTTGCTCACAGTCAGGCGAAAGGATGCGCAATCTGTCAAGATCAAGAAAAACAAGGACAATGTGAAGTTTAAGGTTCGCTGCGGCAGATGCCTGTACACCTTGGTCATCACagacaaagagaaggcagagaaacttAAACAGTCCTCACCTCCTGGTTTGGCTGTGAAGGACCTGAAGTGA